In Pseudomonas asiatica, the following are encoded in one genomic region:
- a CDS encoding DUF1302 family protein, whose protein sequence is MARLGLNRGLLAALVSLGSPVAIAEWLPEHHEAEIGVATAVRLHGDDQVTQKAVYLKFSLEDAWDSGYYKAKGRARYDFRYDGNNPYSAQARDDYRATADWRHLYWGLYVGDGELTVGWQQVVWGRADELRVLDQINPLDYREGVIGLLEDSRIAVPMIRLVQPVAEWELEALVITDFVKNQAPAVGSEFDAPIFATPDPQMFVVDSRPGYDGHSGFGYGASANGRVGTVDVSFVALNARQQDPVYAVEGQTEEGLIRLERQFPRYSMGGASVAIDAGHSIVVRSEVAYFDNWRVTNPYRAYGSDQTAMTKSLLGVDYLLRDWLISTQWQHQRLLDWQPGMVQDKRDDLFTVSAEGSQFQDRLKTRLVFGMSPPAQDDSFVQGIFTYKPVDWLKLGLEVDVFFGKPDRQFGAYANRDQVRLSAGYLF, encoded by the coding sequence ATGGCTCGACTGGGATTGAACCGCGGCCTTTTGGCCGCGCTGGTCAGCCTCGGCTCGCCGGTGGCGATCGCCGAGTGGTTGCCGGAGCATCATGAAGCGGAGATCGGCGTAGCCACGGCCGTGCGTCTGCACGGTGACGACCAGGTCACGCAAAAGGCCGTGTACCTCAAGTTCAGCCTGGAGGATGCCTGGGACAGCGGCTACTACAAGGCCAAGGGCCGAGCCCGTTATGACTTCCGTTACGACGGCAACAATCCCTACAGTGCGCAAGCCCGGGACGATTACCGGGCGACCGCCGATTGGCGGCACCTTTACTGGGGGCTCTACGTTGGCGACGGCGAGCTGACGGTGGGCTGGCAGCAGGTGGTGTGGGGGCGTGCAGATGAATTACGAGTGCTCGACCAGATCAATCCGCTGGACTATCGCGAGGGTGTGATCGGTCTGTTGGAAGACAGCCGCATCGCGGTGCCGATGATTCGCCTGGTGCAGCCGGTCGCCGAGTGGGAGCTCGAAGCGCTGGTGATCACTGATTTCGTGAAAAACCAGGCGCCGGCCGTCGGCAGCGAGTTCGATGCACCGATCTTTGCCACACCCGATCCGCAGATGTTTGTGGTCGATTCGCGGCCCGGTTATGACGGTCACAGTGGCTTCGGTTATGGCGCCAGTGCCAACGGCCGGGTCGGCACGGTGGATGTCAGCTTCGTTGCCCTCAACGCCCGCCAGCAGGACCCGGTTTACGCCGTCGAAGGCCAGACCGAAGAGGGCCTGATTCGCCTCGAACGGCAATTCCCGCGCTATTCCATGGGCGGCGCCAGTGTGGCCATCGATGCCGGCCACAGCATCGTGGTACGCAGTGAAGTCGCTTACTTCGACAATTGGCGCGTCACCAATCCTTACCGCGCTTACGGCAGCGACCAGACGGCGATGACCAAGTCGCTGCTGGGCGTCGATTACCTGTTGCGGGACTGGCTGATCTCGACGCAGTGGCAACATCAGCGGCTGCTCGACTGGCAGCCCGGCATGGTCCAGGACAAACGCGACGACCTGTTCACCGTGTCTGCCGAGGGCTCGCAGTTCCAGGATCGCCTCAAGACTCGTCTGGTTTTCGGCATGTCGCCGCCAGCGCAGGACGATAGCTTCGTTCAGGGGATCTTCACCTACAAACCGGTGGACTGGCTCAAGTTGGGGCTCGAAGTCGATGTGTTCTTCGGCAAGCCCGACCGCCAGTTCGGTGCTTACGCCAACCGCGATCAGGTGCGCTTGTCCGCGGGTTATCTGTTCTGA
- a CDS encoding efflux RND transporter permease subunit, translating to MERYLNFVERYARAIVFVLVAITAYFTYTLGALMSDTNPYLLKDTHPARKTIIDLQREFTGTYDSVMVALSNPESVFNTTSLNAQFELSQAIRRLMLANDEDRVELQRIVGLHSGDPDAQALLVQILAEGFSQNDYAAAKALRDHGIARHWDSHDLQFLSFLAERLNPIQEMASMADLENISLSADGELWIHKTLHALDMDPSKVEAQIMGNEQMVGGVVSADKKVAMVVAELGTKQDDAQAQLRAYHQVREIIAKYQAAHPEFTDEVFIAGMPIFIAAQQEIIDHDLAMLFPIVFLLVTSLLVFFFRKPLGVVLPLFNILFCTIWTLGLMALLRVPMDLLTSVLPVFLFTICCADAIHVMAEYYEQLNSGKSFREANRETQRLMVTPVVLTTVTTIATFLISTTNNIVSIRNFGVFMSIGLTAALIISLLLIPAWISIWGKDAVPRKVQLKESLISHYLVVFCAWLIRWRKPVLLVTLPLLAMMTVFTFKVDIEDSGIAYFKKDSPVRMSDEFINRAGVAGTSPGWIAFDTKTPRGALTTETVQFLERLDQFIRAQPNVSYTYSVATYIKRMNLVLNDMNPAFLRVPQAVEQVTVVDDDGKPETFEVDGNSLIEQHIMMFENGGGTDLQNVLNADYSKAVTLFTMTSSVAGDYQAMLDKLDAWLAISKPANLQVTHAGTPYIWTGVLQEITQGQVLSFSLALLAVTLMMMFWLKSVRLGILGMLTLLTTSVTVYGSMYLLDIELNIGTTLVTFLVVGVVDYAVHLLSRIKMLVQKGAEIDEAILAAMQGVGRSTVVNVVIFSMGFVALLFSAYKPVIDLGVLVILALSSSGFMTILLVTLISPWFFASIVPQPAVQEGEQPRGEAVPG from the coding sequence ATGGAAAGATACCTGAACTTCGTCGAGCGCTATGCGCGGGCAATTGTGTTCGTGCTGGTGGCGATCACCGCCTACTTCACCTACACCCTCGGCGCGCTGATGTCGGACACCAATCCGTATCTGCTCAAGGACACTCACCCGGCGCGCAAGACGATCATTGATTTGCAGCGCGAGTTCACCGGCACATATGACTCGGTCATGGTGGCGCTGAGCAACCCCGAGAGTGTCTTCAACACCACGTCGCTGAACGCGCAGTTCGAGTTGTCCCAGGCCATACGCCGGCTGATGCTGGCGAACGATGAGGACCGTGTAGAACTGCAGCGCATCGTTGGCCTCCACAGTGGCGATCCCGATGCCCAGGCCTTGCTGGTGCAGATCCTCGCCGAAGGTTTTTCGCAGAACGATTACGCTGCCGCCAAAGCGCTGCGCGACCATGGGATTGCCCGGCACTGGGACAGCCACGACCTGCAGTTCCTGAGCTTTCTTGCCGAGCGGCTCAACCCGATCCAGGAAATGGCCTCGATGGCTGACCTGGAAAACATCAGCTTGAGTGCCGATGGCGAGTTGTGGATCCACAAGACCCTGCACGCCCTGGATATGGACCCGAGCAAGGTCGAAGCGCAGATCATGGGCAACGAGCAGATGGTTGGTGGCGTCGTCTCGGCGGACAAGAAAGTCGCCATGGTCGTCGCCGAACTGGGTACCAAACAGGACGACGCTCAGGCCCAGTTGCGTGCCTATCACCAGGTCCGCGAGATCATCGCGAAGTACCAGGCCGCTCACCCGGAGTTCACCGATGAGGTATTCATCGCCGGCATGCCGATATTCATTGCGGCCCAGCAGGAGATCATCGATCACGACCTGGCGATGCTGTTCCCGATCGTGTTCCTGTTGGTGACTTCTCTGCTGGTTTTCTTCTTTCGCAAACCACTTGGCGTGGTGCTGCCGCTGTTCAATATCCTGTTCTGCACCATCTGGACCCTTGGCCTGATGGCGTTGCTGCGTGTACCGATGGACTTGCTCACCAGTGTGTTGCCGGTGTTCCTGTTCACCATCTGTTGTGCCGACGCGATCCACGTCATGGCCGAGTATTACGAACAGCTCAATTCGGGCAAGTCTTTCCGCGAAGCCAACCGAGAAACCCAGCGCCTGATGGTCACGCCCGTCGTTCTGACAACGGTCACGACTATTGCGACGTTCTTGATTTCCACCACCAACAACATTGTCAGCATCCGCAACTTTGGCGTGTTCATGTCCATCGGCCTGACGGCGGCGCTGATCATTTCGTTGCTACTGATCCCGGCGTGGATTTCGATCTGGGGCAAAGATGCCGTCCCGCGCAAAGTGCAACTCAAAGAGTCGCTGATCTCCCACTATCTGGTAGTGTTCTGTGCCTGGCTGATTCGCTGGCGCAAGCCGGTATTGCTGGTGACCCTGCCGTTGTTGGCGATGATGACGGTGTTCACGTTCAAGGTGGATATCGAAGACTCGGGTATTGCCTACTTCAAGAAGGACAGCCCGGTGCGGATGTCCGACGAGTTCATCAACCGGGCCGGAGTCGCGGGTACGTCGCCGGGCTGGATCGCTTTCGACACCAAGACTCCGCGTGGCGCGCTGACCACTGAAACCGTGCAGTTCCTGGAACGTCTGGACCAGTTCATCAGGGCCCAGCCGAACGTGAGTTACACCTATTCGGTGGCGACCTACATCAAGCGCATGAACCTCGTGCTCAATGACATGAACCCTGCTTTCCTGCGGGTGCCGCAGGCGGTGGAGCAGGTGACGGTGGTCGATGATGACGGGAAACCGGAGACCTTCGAAGTCGATGGCAACTCGCTCATCGAACAACACATCATGATGTTCGAGAACGGTGGCGGCACCGACTTGCAGAACGTGCTCAATGCCGATTACTCGAAGGCGGTGACGCTGTTCACCATGACCTCCTCTGTGGCGGGCGATTACCAGGCGATGCTCGATAAACTGGACGCCTGGCTGGCGATCAGCAAACCGGCCAACCTGCAAGTCACCCATGCCGGTACGCCGTACATATGGACCGGGGTGTTGCAGGAAATCACCCAGGGTCAGGTGCTGAGCTTCTCGCTGGCGTTGCTGGCCGTGACCTTGATGATGATGTTCTGGCTCAAGTCAGTACGCCTGGGCATCCTCGGCATGCTGACGTTGCTGACCACGTCGGTGACGGTGTACGGCAGCATGTACCTGTTGGATATCGAGTTGAACATCGGTACCACACTGGTGACGTTCCTGGTGGTGGGCGTCGTGGATTACGCCGTTCACCTGCTGTCACGGATCAAGATGCTGGTGCAGAAGGGCGCCGAGATCGACGAGGCCATCCTGGCGGCCATGCAGGGCGTCGGGCGTTCGACGGTGGTCAATGTCGTGATCTTCTCGATGGGCTTTGTCGCGCTGCTGTTCTCCGCCTACAAACCCGTCATTGACCTGGGTGTACTGGTGATACTGGCGCTGTCATCCAGTGGCTTCATGACCATTTTGTTGGTCACGCTGATTTCGCCGTGGTTCTTTGCCTCGATTGTGCCGCAGCCAGCAGTGCAAGAGGGCGAGCAGCCGCGGGGTGAGGCTGTGCCAGGCTAA
- a CDS encoding aminotransferase class I/II-fold pyridoxal phosphate-dependent enzyme, which produces MEQSGAGEFAYRKVYRYLEALIDQAPQVGPCRLPSLRELARRLRVSLATVQSAYSLLEEEGRVQCLPRSGYYVQGAVKDAAAAMPLQAPLPAQPMLERILLSHERRLARQRTHNGAPWDAPGSARLRNAVAERYTRSSNRYWRAEDVQLAPDVQALLETLLAALAVQGGTVVVHSPCCWQVLRALARAGMRVLEVPLDTCGNPDLRALAWLLDNEPVCMLVMPSCLGMPQGRLVSPHYQQQLGQMLGQHSVWVLENDLDSEHCYSGPPNMRLRDWVDPRWLLVMGAFDAAVGSEAPYAYLLGHDAGLAKAFAERAFRLAPLRLQALAHMLGKGEIETQLVRLRTDLQKRMQCLARELQLQFGQRVALETPEGGRTLWVRFRQPLPWADIAASLAGSALHALPGEQFSLQGRYQQCLAMAWLGDHPGELQQAVERLAQVLELRCGRPAGVTP; this is translated from the coding sequence ATGGAGCAATCGGGCGCCGGAGAGTTCGCCTATCGCAAGGTCTATCGCTACCTGGAAGCCTTGATCGACCAGGCTCCACAAGTTGGCCCCTGCCGTTTGCCGTCGTTGCGCGAGTTGGCCCGGCGGTTGCGGGTGTCATTGGCCACCGTACAGAGTGCCTACAGCCTGCTGGAAGAGGAGGGCCGCGTGCAATGCCTGCCCAGGTCGGGCTATTACGTACAGGGCGCTGTCAAGGATGCTGCCGCGGCCATGCCTCTGCAGGCACCCCTGCCGGCACAGCCGATGCTGGAGCGAATCCTGCTCAGCCACGAACGGCGCCTGGCACGTCAGCGCACGCACAATGGTGCCCCTTGGGACGCGCCCGGCAGCGCCCGCCTGCGCAATGCCGTCGCAGAACGCTATACCCGTTCCTCCAACCGGTACTGGCGTGCCGAGGACGTTCAGTTGGCTCCGGATGTGCAGGCGTTGCTGGAGACCTTGCTGGCGGCGTTGGCCGTGCAAGGAGGAACCGTGGTGGTGCACTCGCCCTGTTGCTGGCAGGTACTGCGCGCGTTGGCCCGCGCCGGCATGCGAGTGTTGGAGGTACCACTGGATACCTGCGGCAACCCGGACCTGCGCGCCCTGGCCTGGCTACTGGATAACGAGCCGGTGTGCATGCTCGTGATGCCGTCGTGCCTTGGCATGCCGCAGGGGCGGCTGGTATCACCGCACTATCAGCAGCAGCTTGGCCAGATGCTTGGGCAGCACTCTGTATGGGTGCTGGAAAACGACCTGGACAGTGAGCACTGTTACAGCGGGCCGCCGAATATGCGCCTGCGCGATTGGGTCGACCCCCGCTGGTTATTGGTGATGGGGGCGTTCGATGCCGCAGTGGGGAGCGAGGCGCCCTATGCCTACTTGCTGGGCCATGATGCCGGGCTGGCCAAGGCTTTCGCGGAGCGTGCGTTTCGGCTTGCACCGCTTCGCCTGCAAGCGCTGGCGCACATGTTGGGCAAAGGCGAGATCGAGACGCAACTGGTGCGGCTACGTACGGACCTGCAAAAGCGTATGCAATGCCTGGCGCGTGAGCTGCAGCTGCAGTTCGGCCAGCGGGTGGCATTGGAAACGCCGGAGGGCGGTCGGACCCTGTGGGTGCGCTTTCGCCAGCCACTGCCATGGGCGGATATTGCCGCGTCGTTGGCGGGTTCAGCGCTGCATGCATTGCCGGGCGAGCAGTTCAGCTTGCAGGGGCGCTACCAGCAGTGCCTGGCGATGGCGTGGCTGGGTGATCACCCGGGGGAGCTGCAACAGGCGGTAGAGCGCCTGGCCCAGGTGCTGGAACTACGCTGTGGCCGGCCCGCCGGGGTTACACCTTGA
- a CDS encoding zinc-dependent alcohol dehydrogenase family protein — protein sequence MSRMIRFHKFGAADVLRCEEQAEPSPAADEVQIRVEAVGVSWYDVLWRQNLAPSQARLPAGIGHEMAGVVTAVGEGVEDIAVGDRVASFPATSANDHPVYGDVIVLPRSAITRYPDVLTPIEASVHYTPLLIAYFAYVDLARAKAGQTALVTDASHCAGPAFVQLGKALGLKVFAATKEPEQREYLLGLGADKVIVTEEQDLLLQVGKYTDGRGVDMVLDGMGGPQMSLLGDVLAPRGSLVLYGLQGGNQTPFPACAAFQKNIQFYVHCIGNFTGKPELGISQDQVALQRALRDINQFTADQLLTPQIIKVYPFEQVVEAHRYMDQCPCGGRVVLDMAQH from the coding sequence ATGTCCCGCATGATCCGTTTCCACAAGTTCGGCGCTGCCGATGTGCTCCGTTGCGAGGAGCAGGCCGAACCGTCACCTGCTGCCGACGAGGTGCAAATCCGCGTCGAGGCGGTTGGCGTCAGCTGGTATGACGTGCTCTGGCGCCAGAACCTGGCACCGTCCCAGGCGCGCCTGCCGGCGGGGATCGGCCACGAGATGGCCGGGGTGGTGACCGCGGTCGGTGAAGGGGTCGAGGATATTGCGGTGGGTGACCGGGTTGCCAGCTTCCCGGCCACCAGTGCCAACGACCACCCAGTGTATGGCGATGTCATCGTGCTGCCGCGTTCGGCCATTACCCGTTATCCGGATGTGCTTACCCCGATCGAGGCCAGCGTGCACTACACGCCGCTGCTGATCGCCTATTTCGCCTACGTCGACCTGGCCCGGGCGAAAGCCGGGCAGACGGCGCTGGTCACCGATGCCAGCCATTGCGCGGGCCCTGCCTTCGTGCAACTGGGCAAGGCCCTGGGGCTGAAGGTGTTCGCCGCCACCAAGGAGCCGGAACAGCGTGAGTACCTGCTGGGCCTGGGCGCCGACAAGGTTATTGTCACCGAAGAGCAGGACCTGCTGCTGCAGGTTGGCAAGTACACCGATGGCCGTGGTGTGGACATGGTCCTGGATGGCATGGGTGGGCCGCAGATGTCGCTGCTCGGCGATGTGCTGGCACCGCGCGGCAGCCTGGTGCTGTATGGCCTGCAAGGCGGCAATCAGACGCCATTCCCGGCTTGCGCGGCGTTCCAGAAGAACATCCAGTTCTATGTGCACTGCATCGGCAACTTCACCGGCAAGCCGGAGCTGGGTATCAGCCAGGACCAGGTGGCGCTGCAGCGCGCCTTGCGCGATATCAACCAGTTCACTGCCGACCAGTTGCTGACACCGCAGATCATCAAGGTTTACCCGTTCGAGCAGGTGGTCGAGGCGCATCGCTACATGGACCAATGCCCATGCGGCGGGCGCGTGGTGCTGGACATGGCGCAACACTGA
- a CDS encoding SDR family NAD(P)-dependent oxidoreductase: MSQARTIVITGAANGIGRAVAESFATQAEHLLILLDRDLATLQRWVTEGEFAARIETHQADIADLASLQLLFKGLANRVGFVDVLVNSAGVCDENEPEDLDNWHKVISINLNGTFYVTSLCLPLMADGGRIVNMSSILGRAGKVRNTAYCASKHGIIGMTKALALDLAPRRITVNAILPAWIDTPMLQGELAAQARIAGITHEQILRNAKKKLPLRRFIQGDEVAAMVRYLASPQASGVTAQSLMIDGGAGLGM; this comes from the coding sequence ATGAGCCAGGCACGCACGATTGTGATTACCGGCGCGGCCAATGGTATTGGCCGCGCCGTCGCGGAAAGTTTTGCAACCCAGGCCGAGCACCTTTTGATCTTGCTTGATCGGGATCTGGCAACCTTGCAGCGGTGGGTCACCGAGGGCGAATTTGCCGCTCGCATCGAAACCCATCAAGCGGACATCGCCGATCTGGCCAGCCTGCAACTTCTGTTCAAGGGCCTGGCCAACCGGGTCGGCTTTGTCGATGTGCTGGTCAACAGCGCCGGTGTCTGCGACGAGAACGAGCCCGAAGACCTGGACAACTGGCACAAGGTGATTTCGATCAACCTCAACGGCACTTTTTACGTCACCTCGTTGTGCCTGCCACTGATGGCGGATGGTGGGCGGATCGTCAACATGTCGTCGATCCTCGGCCGAGCGGGCAAGGTCCGCAACACCGCTTACTGCGCCTCCAAGCACGGCATCATCGGCATGACCAAGGCCTTGGCGCTGGACCTGGCGCCACGGCGAATCACCGTCAATGCCATCCTGCCCGCCTGGATCGATACCCCGATGCTGCAAGGCGAATTGGCGGCTCAGGCGCGCATCGCCGGAATCACCCATGAGCAAATCCTGCGCAATGCCAAGAAGAAGTTGCCCCTGCGGCGCTTCATTCAGGGCGACGAAGTGGCGGCCATGGTCCGTTATCTGGCGAGCCCGCAGGCGAGTGGTGTCACAGCGCAAAGCCTGATGATCGACGGCGGTGCCGGGTTGGGAATGTAG
- a CDS encoding NAD(P)H-dependent oxidoreductase: MKSKRMLVILGHPSNASFCGAVTDRYVEAATQAGHEVRLLRLDTLDFDPVLHDGYNQVQLLEPDLIAAQNDITWAEHLTFVYPIWWGGIPALLKGFFDRVFLPGFAFKYRKGSPFPDKLLKGRTAHLLVTMDTPPWYYRWVYRMPGLHQMRKTTLEFCGIKPLKTLTFGPVLGSKPEQREAWLKQVQAVASR, encoded by the coding sequence ATGAAGAGCAAACGCATGCTCGTAATCCTCGGCCACCCTTCGAACGCCAGCTTTTGCGGCGCCGTGACCGACCGTTATGTCGAGGCGGCCACGCAAGCAGGCCATGAGGTGCGTCTGCTGCGCCTGGACACCCTGGATTTCGATCCGGTCCTGCACGATGGCTATAACCAGGTCCAGTTGCTTGAGCCCGATTTGATCGCCGCACAGAACGACATTACCTGGGCCGAACACCTGACATTTGTGTACCCGATCTGGTGGGGCGGCATTCCGGCGTTGCTCAAGGGGTTCTTCGACCGCGTGTTTCTGCCCGGTTTTGCCTTCAAGTACCGCAAGGGCTCGCCCTTCCCGGATAAGCTGCTCAAGGGTCGCACGGCTCACCTTTTGGTGACCATGGACACGCCGCCGTGGTACTACCGATGGGTGTATCGCATGCCGGGCCTGCACCAAATGCGCAAGACCACCCTGGAATTCTGCGGCATAAAGCCCCTGAAAACCCTGACCTTCGGTCCGGTATTGGGCTCCAAGCCGGAACAGCGTGAAGCCTGGCTCAAACAAGTCCAGGCAGTCGCCAGCCGCTGA
- a CDS encoding outer membrane lipoprotein-sorting protein translates to MMPIFKTLTVSALLLSTAAAMAAETRTADDIIRQARDRDDGKSFMSQVSLILIDKQGNSRIREFSYLQKDYPDSDKFTMYFSAPSDVRDVAFHIENPREALGLEDSQWMYLPVSRQTRRISTTDKRGAFMGSDYSYADLDKIRAEDYRQTLVGEEQLQGRDCYVIEREPATPAVLAKTGYNKLKVWVDKKNSLVLRQDFFDVKGVMFKQMRTLKTETIDQIDSITFSETEDFIAGTRSQLRFNQLQYNVALDDRLFTQTAIKRGLKAGDLPEYTVSAR, encoded by the coding sequence ATGATGCCCATCTTCAAGACCCTGACTGTAAGCGCACTGTTGCTGAGCACCGCTGCCGCCATGGCAGCTGAAACACGCACGGCCGACGACATCATTCGCCAGGCCCGGGACCGCGATGACGGCAAGAGCTTCATGTCCCAGGTGTCCCTGATTCTGATCGACAAGCAAGGTAACAGCCGCATCCGCGAGTTCAGCTACCTGCAAAAGGATTACCCGGACAGCGACAAATTCACCATGTATTTCTCCGCGCCGAGTGATGTGCGTGACGTCGCCTTCCACATCGAAAACCCGCGCGAGGCCCTGGGCCTCGAAGACAGCCAATGGATGTATTTGCCGGTCAGCCGACAGACCCGAAGGATTTCCACCACCGACAAACGCGGGGCGTTCATGGGTAGCGACTACTCCTATGCCGACCTCGACAAGATTCGCGCCGAAGACTATCGCCAAACGCTGGTTGGCGAAGAGCAGTTGCAGGGCCGCGATTGCTACGTGATCGAGCGTGAGCCGGCGACGCCTGCCGTGCTGGCCAAGACCGGCTACAACAAGCTCAAGGTCTGGGTTGACAAGAAAAACTCACTGGTGCTGCGCCAGGACTTCTTCGATGTAAAAGGAGTGATGTTCAAGCAGATGCGCACTCTGAAGACTGAAACCATCGACCAGATCGACAGCATTACCTTCAGCGAAACCGAAGACTTCATCGCCGGTACGCGCTCTCAGCTGCGCTTCAACCAGTTGCAGTACAACGTCGCGCTGGACGACCGCCTGTTCACGCAGACCGCGATCAAGCGTGGGCTGAAAGCCGGCGACTTGCCCGAATACACCGTGTCTGCCCGCTAA
- a CDS encoding MerR family transcriptional regulator, translating to MYIGKAAQLSGTTVKSIRHYEEIGLLPPPQREGKYRIYSQQSVELLTFIKCAQQLGFKLKEMQAILQDHRGQELPWDLAMQAIDNKKQELMGQIQALQKVHDGLVEFELSLKDAQMQCQFEHLEKAR from the coding sequence ATGTACATCGGCAAAGCCGCCCAGCTGTCGGGCACCACCGTCAAAAGCATTCGACATTACGAAGAAATCGGCCTGTTGCCCCCCCCGCAACGCGAAGGCAAGTACCGCATCTACAGCCAGCAAAGCGTAGAGCTGCTGACCTTCATCAAATGTGCTCAACAACTCGGTTTCAAGCTCAAGGAAATGCAGGCCATTCTGCAGGATCATCGCGGCCAGGAGCTGCCCTGGGATCTGGCCATGCAGGCCATCGATAACAAAAAGCAGGAATTGATGGGGCAGATCCAGGCGTTGCAGAAAGTGCATGACGGCTTGGTCGAGTTTGAGCTGAGCCTCAAAGATGCTCAGATGCAATGCCAGTTCGAACACCTGGAAAAAGCCCGCTGA
- a CDS encoding LysR family transcriptional regulator encodes MNRNDLRRVDLNLLIVFETLMHERSVTRAAEKLFLGQPAISAALSRLRNLFDDPLFVRTGRSMEPSARAHEIFALLSPALDSISTAVSRAAEFDPATSNAVFRIGLSDDAEFALLPQLLKRIRAEAPGIVLVVRRVNYLLMPTLLASGEISVGVSYTSELPANAKRKVLRRSMPKLLRADSVPGAITLDDFCARPHALVSFAGDLSGFIDEALEEIGRKRHVVLAVPQFNGLGSLLAGTDIVATVPDYTADALTAAGGLRAEDLPLDVRSFELHMAWRGAQDNDPAERWLRSRIQMFFGDPDSL; translated from the coding sequence ATGAATCGAAACGACCTGCGTCGCGTAGACCTCAACCTGCTGATCGTGTTCGAAACGCTGATGCACGAACGCAGCGTGACCCGTGCCGCGGAAAAACTGTTCCTCGGCCAGCCCGCCATCAGCGCGGCGCTGTCGCGCCTGCGCAACCTGTTCGACGACCCGCTGTTCGTGCGTACCGGCCGCAGCATGGAGCCCTCGGCCCGGGCCCACGAGATCTTCGCCCTGCTGTCCCCGGCGCTGGACTCGATTTCCACCGCCGTCAGCCGCGCCGCCGAATTCGACCCGGCCACCAGCAATGCGGTGTTCCGCATCGGCCTGTCGGACGACGCCGAATTCGCCCTGCTGCCGCAGCTGCTCAAGCGCATACGCGCCGAAGCGCCGGGTATCGTGCTGGTGGTGCGCCGGGTCAATTACCTGCTGATGCCGACGCTGCTGGCTTCGGGCGAGATCTCGGTGGGGGTCAGCTACACCAGCGAGCTGCCAGCCAACGCCAAGCGCAAGGTGCTGCGCCGCAGCATGCCGAAACTGCTGCGCGCCGACAGCGTGCCCGGCGCCATCACCCTGGACGACTTCTGCGCGCGGCCGCATGCGCTGGTGTCGTTTGCCGGGGACCTGTCGGGGTTCATCGACGAGGCGCTGGAAGAGATTGGCCGCAAGCGCCATGTGGTGCTGGCGGTGCCGCAGTTCAACGGGCTGGGGAGCTTGCTGGCGGGCACCGATATTGTCGCTACGGTGCCGGACTACACGGCGGATGCGTTGACCGCGGCGGGTGGGTTGCGGGCCGAGGATCTGCCGCTGGATGTGCGCAGTTTCGAACTGCACATGGCCTGGCGCGGGGCGCAGGACAATGACCCGGCAGAGCGGTGGTTGCGGTCGCGGATTCAGATGTTCTTCGGCGACCCTGATAGTCTTTAG